The following are from one region of the Anaeropeptidivorans aminofermentans genome:
- a CDS encoding DUF6809 family protein, with protein MQNPLDELYDRYNRFVPDAEIQKKIEACHQQLIRSLEKPERKLILQIIDGKDMISGFYAKESFACGFWLAWRLLSQLHHYQSDRPPEEFLKENGRFIMREGDAADEA; from the coding sequence ATGCAAAACCCATTGGACGAGCTGTACGACCGGTACAATCGTTTTGTCCCTGACGCAGAGATTCAGAAGAAAATTGAAGCATGCCACCAGCAGCTCATCCGCAGTTTGGAAAAGCCGGAACGCAAGCTGATCCTGCAAATCATTGACGGCAAAGATATGATTTCAGGGTTCTATGCTAAAGAAAGCTTTGCCTGTGGCTTCTGGCTGGCATGGAGACTGCTCTCACAGCTTCATCATTACCAAAGCGACCGTCCGCCTGAGGAATTCCTCAAGGAGAACGGTCGTTTTATTATGCGGGAGGGAGATGCGGCAGATGAAGCGTAG
- a CDS encoding DUF6550 family protein yields the protein MKRRTRIAIGAAGMATVFLLLGTVPPRLPEETPAAPHIRPACDLTQEIREIPLPEPQIDCVADLPAIVGDISSVSDAGAGAPCAQGVPKPKPKFAEDTAAPQAVNPTAPARQKPQPKESAPAPKEASPQMGDTRTVDGKKQVYFLGFGWIDDNGGGGEGTIVDGDGDINKMVGDM from the coding sequence ATGAAGCGTAGAACAAGAATCGCAATTGGTGCGGCAGGGATGGCGACGGTTTTTCTTCTGCTGGGTACTGTTCCGCCGCGCCTGCCAGAGGAAACCCCCGCTGCTCCCCACATTCGCCCTGCGTGCGATTTAACACAAGAGATCAGGGAAATACCCCTGCCCGAGCCGCAAATCGACTGTGTGGCGGATTTACCCGCAATCGTTGGGGATATATCCAGCGTATCTGATGCAGGTGCCGGTGCTCCATGTGCCCAAGGCGTACCGAAACCCAAACCCAAATTCGCCGAGGACACAGCAGCCCCCCAAGCGGTAAATCCAACTGCCCCGGCACGGCAGAAACCACAGCCAAAGGAGTCCGCACCTGCCCCCAAAGAGGCCTCTCCTCAAATGGGAGATACCCGCACGGTAGATGGAAAAAAGCAGGTATACTTCCTTGGCTTCGGATGGATAGACGATAACGGCGGTGGCGGGGAGGGCACTATCGTGGATGGAGACGGCGACATAAACAAGATGGTGGGCGATATGTAA